The nucleotide sequence GGAATCGGACGCGGCCCAGCTCTTAAACGGTCTGGGCATTGAAACGGAATTCCACTACGCTCTTATGAAGGACTTATCAGGAGAGCAGAAAGTGAAAATCCTGCTGGCCCAGGCACTGTTCGGCAACCCGGACATCCTGCTCCTGGACGAGCCCACCAACCACCTGGATTTAGACGCCATTGCATGGCTGGAAGAATTTTTAATCAATTTCAACAATACGGTTATCGTTGTGTCCCACGACCGGTATTTTCTGAACAAGGTCTGCACCCACACTGCAGATATTGATTATGCTAAAATCCAGCTCTATGCGGGAAATTACGATTTCTGGTATGAGTCCAGCCAGCTTTTAATCCGGCAGATGAAAGAAGCCAACAAGAAAAAGGAAGAAAAAATCAAAGAGCTGCAGGAATTTATTTCCCGGTTCTCCGCCAATGCTTCCAAATCCAAACAGGCTACCTCCCGGAAAAAGGCGCTGGAGAAAATCCAGCTTGACGAAATCAAGCCTTCCAGCCGGAAATATCCTTATATTGACTTCCGCCCCAACCGGGAAATCGGCAATGAGGTGCTGACCGTGGAAAACTTATGCAAGACCATCGACGGAGTAAAGGTACTGGACAACGTGTCCTTTATTGTGGGACATGACGACAAAATTGCATTTGTGGGAAGCAACGAAACTGCAAAGACCACTTTGTTCAAAATCCTTGCAGGAGAGATGGAGCCCGACGAGGGCAATTACAAATGGGGCGTAACCACCAGCCAGTCCTACTTCCCCAAGGATAATACGGAGATTTTTGACAACGACCTGCAGATTGTGGAATGGCTGACCCAGTATTCTGAAATCAAGGACGCCACCTATGTGCGGGGCTTCCTGGGCAGAATGCTGTTCGCCGGAGAAGACGGCGTGAAGAAAATGAAAGTGCTGTCCGGCGGGGAAAAAGTACGGGTGCTTTTATCCCGTATGATGATTACCGGAGCAAACGTGCTGATTCTGGACGAACCCACCGACCATCTGGACATGGAGTCCATCACCGCCCTGAATAACGGGCTGATGAAGTTCCCCGGTGTCCTGCTGTTTGCCTCCAGAGACCATCAGGTGGTACAGACCACTGCCAACCGTATCATTGAGTTTCTTCCAAACGGCTCCATGATTGACAAAATCACCACCTACGACGAGTATCTGGAAAGCGACGAAATGGCCAGAAAGCGTCAGGTATATTCTACCAGTAACGCACAGGAAGAAGACGACTGATAACGGAAAGGAATCCCTGTGGATTGATTTTCAGGAACTGAATTTACAGTAAGTATGCTTTCAGCAAATCCAGCGTGGCCTTTACTCCGTCCACATGGCTTCTCTCATAGCCATGAGAGGCATAGACTCCCGGACCAATCAGCCCATGGCGGCAGTCATAACCCGCCTCCAGTGCAGCGTCCGCATCTGACCCGTAATGGGGATATACGTCCGGGGCAAAGTCAATGCCATGGTCTTTCGCCGCCTTTATCAGACCGCTTACCACAGGATAACTGTAAGGGCCCACGCTGTCTTTCACACAGATGGATACCTGGTGCTCCGTACAGTTCAGTCCCTCGCCCACACATCCCATGTCCACAGACAGAATTTCTGTTACGCCGTCGGGTACCGTTCCGCAGGCTCCATGACCCACTTCTTCATAAACGGTAATGTGCTGGTAAATATTCCGTTCAGGAATAATCTTTTCCTCTTTTATATATTTCGCAAATCCCAGCAAAACACCCACACTCAGCTTATCATCCAGAAACCGGCTCTTGATATAGCCTTTTTCCGTAATCACAGTTCTGGGCGCAAAGGCCACAATATCCCCTGCCATAATACCAAGTTTTTCCGTCTCTTCCATGGAGCTGACTTTTTCGTCCAGTACCACTTCCATGGTATCAAAGCTCCGTTTGGCTGTGCTGTAATCGCCGTTTACATGGACGGAAGCATTTTCCATCTGAAAGGTTCCCTCATACACGCCGTCGAATCTGGTAATAATCCGGCAGTTTTCTGCTTCTGCATTGTTGGGATTCAGACCGCCCAGAGGCGACACTTTCAGCCTGCCGTTCCCTTTGATTTCACAAACCATGGCGCCCAGCGTATCCATATGGGCTTCCAGTAAAATCCCGTTCTCCGGCTCCTGTCCGCCCAGATTCACCAGCACGCCACCTTTTACGGTTTTTACCGGTTCATATCCCAGAGAGCGGTACGCTTTCATCAGATACTCCGCCGCTTCTTCCGTATATCCGGTAGGGCTGTCTATGGCCAGAATTTTTCTGGTCTCATCCAGAATATATTCCATAATTGTTTCCATTTTTTTCATTTTCTATATTTCCTCCTGTCATTTCAGGCACAGAAATGCCCCAAGATTTCCCCGTTTCCCATGGCTGGCCCGATGGGAAAACAGTAATTTATGGTTACAGCAGGTACAGATTTCTGTCACTGTCAGGTGTTCCTGCCGGATACCTGCTTCCAGCAGGACAATCTCATTGGCCCGCCACAAATCAAGCTGGTATTTTCCATTTCCCTTATCCTGCAGAATCTCGTCTCTGCGTCCGGGAAATCCCTGCTCAAATGCCAGCGCCACATCTTCGCTGACCTCATAGCAGTTCTGGCAGATGGAGGGGCCGATGGCACAGACCACATCCTCCGGCTCTGTCTGAAATTCCCGTTTCATGGCCTCCAGCGTGGCTTTTCCCATGCGGCCCACAGTTCCCCGCCAGCCGGAATGAGACAGCCCGATGGCTTTCTGCCTGGTATCCACAAAATACAGGGGCACGCAGTCCGCAAAAAAGGCTGACAGTACCAGCCCCGGTTCATTGGTAATCAGTCCGTCAATATCCGTATAATCCCTTTCTCTGAGCAGTCCCTTTCCCGCATCTTCCCTGCCCGCCCGCCTTACATTGGCGGTATGGGTCTGGTCTGTCAGCACAAAATTCCCATACTCTGTCCCAAGGGCCTGTGAGATTCTGCGGAAATTTTCTTCCACAGCTTCCCTCTCATCTCCTCTGGTAAAGCTCAGATTCAGACTTTCAAATATGCCTTTGCTGACGCCGCCCAGTCTGGTGGTAAAACAGTGCTTTACCAGATGGGTTTCTTCCACCAGCGGAAAAGACAGGTACGGAAAGATTCCCGCCTCCGTCTCTGCCTGTTTTAATACCGGAACTGGTTTCCTGCTTCCGGACTGAAATACGATTTGCTGCTCCATAACCGCTCCTTCCTGTTATTATGCATAAACAGATAATTGTGAAACTCAATAATTGTGTTAATTTCATGTACAATTCAAAAGATTTGAATATAAATATTTTCTCATGCAAAAGGTGAGAAATGCATTTCAGCACTATGGAAGCGAGACTTAAAGAAGCATGAAAGCCTCTGCTGAACATGATTCTTTGCATTCAGAGGCTCGCTGGAATGTCCGGTGCGTCTGGCATTTCGGCCTTTTGTATGAAGGAGATATTTAAAAGAAACTGTGGAAATTGTACATGAAATTTTGATAATTGGATAGTTTCAGCGCCGAAAAGGAAACGCATGTTCCACATGAATCATCTCTGTTCCCAGAATTCCGATTACGTCAAACCGGCAGGGCGTCTCTTCTCCATATCCATAACGGAGACAGTAATATTCCGCCGTCCGGCAGATTTTCCGCTGCTTTGAAAGATTCACCGCCTCCAGCGGATGGCCGCCTCTTATATCTTTCCGGTATTTTACTTCCACAAATACCAGGTATTTCCCCTGTCTGGCCACCAGATCTATTTCTCCATACCTGCTGCGGAAATTTGCCGTCAGAATCTGATAACCCTTTTCTTTCAGAAATTCTGCCGCCTGCTGTTCGAAGGCCATGCCAAGACTGCGGTTCTCATTTCCTGCTTTTCCCAAATTTACATACCCCTTCTGTCTCCTGTTTACTGTCACCTGATACGGTCTCCCCTGTATCTGCTCCGCTTATTTCTTATTCTGTGATTTACCGCAGTTTCTCCCGCATTCGCTCCATATCATCTACAAATACCAGTATTTCCGCCACCACTTCATACAGTTCCGGCGGTATCATATCGCCGATTTCCAGTTTGGACAGGGTTTTTGCCAGTTTATCATCCCGGTAAAAGGGGATGTTGTCTTCTTTCGCCTTTTCAATAATCCGCTCCGCCAGATGCCCTTTTCCGGTAGCTATGATTTTCGGTGCGGTTTCCCCCGGATTGTAGGCTATGGCCACAGCGGTTTTCTGCTTTTCACCCGATGTGGTTTCCATGGTTACCAGCTCTTTTGTATTTCTGTATCTTGTTCCGTCCATGGCCCTTTGGCTCCCTCCGTTCCCATATTTACTCACAGCCTGTCAGTCCGGATTTCCATTTTCTTTCTCTGTAAAACATAAGTTCTATGCTTTCACATCAAAGGAATACCGGTGCAGCTTTCCGGCAGGCTTTTCCTGCTCCAGAAATTCCCGGGGAGAATCTTTCTGCAGTTTCCTGTTTTCCACCTTTATCTCACAGCTATATCCTTTCTGCTCCAGACGTTCCGCCAGTTTATCTGTAAATCCGGCAATCAGCCGGTAAGATTTCTCATCTGCCAGGTAGAAATCCGTCTGCACCGACTGTCCATGCATTTTCACATAAATATCGGTGGAACCCAGATGTTCCATATCCAGGTGGAGCAGTGCGGACAAATCGCCTTCCTTTTCCCTCAGATTCTTTTTGTTGGTATACACATACAAATCGCTGTGGGCATTCTGCTGCTGCAGTTTCAGCGGAAGCTGCACATAGGTGTACACCTGATTTAACTGATTCATAAAATCCAGATTGTTCTGCACGGACTGAGCTGTTTTTGCCAGGGCGCTGCCTTCCTTTCCCGCCTGGGACAGCACCTGCTGCAACTCTGACATCTGCCGGTTCAGACGCTGGTACAGCTCCTTTACAGCCCCTTCTTCTTTTAATTTTTCCGGCGTCAGCATCCACTGCTCTGTCATGGCCTGTTTCATCAGGTTTTTCACTTCTTTTGAAGAAAACAGCTTCTTCATGGCCCCGGCCTCTCCATACTCGCTGCTTTCCAGGGCTTTCATCATCTGCTGCAGAAATTCTCCGGCAGAAAGGTTCGCATTCAGCCTGCCCTGGGGCAGAAGCTGCTGATTTTCCGCTGCCCCGGATTCTTTCAGCATGGAGGCCAGATTCTCCTGTTGTTCTCCGGTCAGTATCTGGTTTATGGTATTCTGCGCCTGGGCGCCGCTCTCTTTCCCGGCAGATTCCGGAGCTTCCGGGGGAACTCCTGCCTGGGCCTGTACCTGGACCTGGGACTCTGCTTTGGCCTGTACCTGGGCCTGAGACTCCGCCTGGGCTGCGCCGGTAAGGCTTTCCGGTACTCCTGTACCCTGAGAAGCCGGATTCTGAGATACCGGATTCTGCAAATCCGGATTCACGGTCTCCGTCTGTCCCCCTGTCGCACCCGCTCCCTCTGCCTGTGTACTGTTGCCCAGCAGAATTTCCATAATCTGCTGCTGAATTCCGGGAATCCGGCCTGTCTGCTGTCCGGCTTCTGCCGCTGCCGGATTCTGTCCGGCCCCTGTTGCCGCCGGATTCTGCCCGCTGCCGCCCAGCGTAAAATTCTCCGTAAGTCCCTGTCCTTCCTGTCCGAACAGCTGCTCCGGCAGATTTGCAAGACCTTCCATCAGGTTCTGCAAATCCGGCAGGATTGCCTGCTGTCCGTTCTGATAATTCTGAAACTGGTTCAGGGAATTTTCCGTAATCTGAAATCCCAGCTTCTGCATCTGAACCAGCGTCTGCATGTCTGCCTGAGGAAAACCGGCCGCAGCCCGCGCCATCTGCAGCAGGCTGTTTCTGTCTATGGGAAGCTGCTCCATCATCATCTGGTTTACCATGGACAGGTTACGGGGATTTACCTTCAGTCCCGCCGCCTCCAGCGCTTTCATCAATGTGGGATTCTGAGCACTTTCCAGAACCACCGGGCGGATGGAAATCTGTTCTTCTGTGGTACCCTTTACCTCAAACAGCATGGGCTGCCCCTGTTCCAGTGTGACTCCCGTCTCCATTCTGGCCTGTATGGTACTTCCGTCGCTCAGTCCAAGGGTTACCTGACCGTTGCTTTTTATGTCTGTCACCATTCCTTCAAACACTTTGCCCGGAACCAGTTCCTGAAGCTGAGAGGCCGGACGCACGGAAGCTGTTTCCTTTACAGAATTCAGGGTCTGTGTATTGGATGCTGTATTGGCCTGATATTGATGAACACCCTCCAAAAATGACATATCCATCACTGCCTTTCTATGTTTTTTATAAAGGTCTGACGGTGTATGGGCGAGGGCCCAAAAGTCCGGACTGCCTGCATGTGTTCCTGGGAACCGTATCCTTTGTTGCGGGCAAATCCATACTCCGGCATAATTTTGTCGTATTCCACCATCAGCCTGTCTCTGGTTACTTTTGCAATGATACTTGCCGCTCCGATGGAAATGCTTTTCGCATCTCCTTTGATAATGGGAACCTGAGGAATGTCCACCTGGGGAATGGTCACAGCATCATTTAATAATATATCGGGCGTCAGAGTTAAATTTTGAATAGCCTGCCGCATAGCCTCATAGGTTGCCTGAAGAATATTGATTTCATCAATTCTGGCGGGACTTACCATGCCGATTCCTGTGGCCAGGGCCTGCTCCATAATCACCTCATAGAGTTCTTCTCTTTTTTTCTCACTGAGCTTTTTGGAATCATTGATATAAAGAATTCCGCAGTCTTTGGGCAGAATTACTGCCCCGGCCACCACAGGGCCTGCCAGTGGCCCTCTGCCCGCCTCGTCGATTCCGCACACATGGCCTGCCTGTTCGTACTGCCTTTCATAAACTTTCAGTCTCTCGATTCTCTCCCGCTCCTGCTGCAGCTTCTCCAGACGTTTTCCGGCCTGCTGCAGCAATTTCTGAACTCCGGCGCGACTGTCATTGTTATATTCGGAAATAAAGGCAGGCAGCATCGTCTCCTCTGCTGCCTGTAATTCCTCTTTTATCTCACTGATTTTCTTCTGTTCTCCCACTGTATTCTCCTCTTATCCTGTACTGTCTCCTGAGGATTCCGGATTTATCCCCCTACTGATGTTTGATAAATCCAATCCGGTCAAAGGGATAAAGCCGCAGCCAGGCTCTTCCGATAATATCTTCTCTGCGTATTTTGCCCACACTGGGATCCCGGCTGTCTGAACTTGCATTCCTGTTATCTCCCAGCACAAAATATTCTCCTTCTCCCAGTTCAATGGGACTGGCGGCTTCTCCCGGATCTAAAATAATCTCTCTTCCGTAGGATTCCTCCAGCACTTCCCCGTCAATATAGATATTCCCTTCGTCATCAATCTGTACCGTTTCTCCCGGCAGGCCGATAATCCTCTTGATATAATAAGTATCTTCTTTGTACTGAAAAGGAAATACTATGATATCAAACCGTTCCGGGTCGTGGAACCGGTAGCTGATTTTATCCACAATCAGATTATCTCCGTCACTGAGGGTATATTCCATGGAAGTACCGCTTACCTGGGTGCGCTGCCCCACATAATGAATCACCAGATAGGTCACCAGAAATACAATTGCAATATAGAGAATAAAACTCAGGGTCTCTTTCACCATATCCGACTTATCCCTGGGAGATTTCTCCTTTCCCGCCCTTTTCTCCTTCCGGTTTTCTTCCTGTTTCCTGTCCTCTTCCTTTTTATTCATAATCATACATTCTTCTTTCTTTTCAACTCTCCTCATTGGGGAATTCAAGGGTTATGTTTCCCAGGCGTCCGCTGCGGAACTCGTCAATGACAAGGGCTGCCGCTTTGCTGTAATCAGGCTCATTTCCCTTTTTGACACAGTTGCGGTTTTCGGCAATCTGCATCAGCAGTTCCGGCGGATTCCGGTCTTCTTCCACCCCGTACCGTGCAGCCAGCACTCCAGGATAATTTTCCTTCAGAATTCCAATCAGTTCCAGAGAAAGTTCGTCAATATTTAAAATTTCGTCTTTTATGGAGCCAATCAGTGCCAGCAGCAGCCCCACCTGCTGATCTTCAAATTTGGGCCATAAAATTCCAGGCGTGTCCAGAAGCTCCACATTCTTATTCAGCTTAATCCACTGTTTTCCTTTGGTTACCCCCGGCTTATTTCCCGTTCTGGCACAGGCTTTTCCCGCATAGGTATTGATAAACGTGGATTTACCCACGTTGGGAATTCCCACCACCATGGCCCGTATGGGACGGTTTTTAATGCCTCGTTTCCGGTCCCGCTCCGTTTTCTCCCTGCAGGCTTCCATAATCACGCTGCTGATGGTCTTCATCCCTGTCCGGGACCTGGCGTCCAGTTTTACCACAAACCAGCCCTTTTTCCTGAAATATTCCGCCCAGGCGGCTGTCTGTTCTTCACTGGCCAGATCCGCTTTGTTCATAAGAATCAGTCTGGCTTTCTGCTTTCCAAGTTCATCTATATCGGGATTGCGGCTGCTTAAGGGAATTCTGGCGTCTACCAGTTCAATTACCAGATCTATTAATTTCATATCTTCCTGCATCTGACGTCTGGCTTTCGTCATATGTCCAGGATACCATTGAAACTGCATATTATCACCTTTCCGTTATTTCAGCAGAGCGAATCTGTCCCAGGGCCAGACAATACACCATGCCTTTCCCACAATATATTCTTTCTTTACATTTCCAATACTGGCGTACCGGCTGTCCTCGCTGTTGTTCCTGTTATCCCCCAGCACAAAATACTCGTCCTCGCCCACGGTGAGTTCTTCTTCTGCCAGCAGTGCATTTTCAATGGCGGGAACTTCCACCTTTTCTTCAAAAGGCTCTCCATTAATATAAATCATGCCTTCCTTTACCTGCACTTTGTCTCCCGGCATGGCGATGACCCGCTTGATATAGTAATGGGATTTCTCGTTTCCATTGGGCAGAAATACAATCAGATCGTTCTGCTTCGGGCTGAATATTTTATACACAAGCCGGTTGACCAGAATTTTCTCTCCGTTCTCCAGCGTGGGAGACATGGAAGGGCCCACCACAGAAATGCGGAATCCCACAAATAACACCAAAAGGACTGCCACAAACATGGTCAGCAGAATCTCCCCTGTCCAGAGCGCAATCTCTCTCAGTAATCCTGTATTTACTTTTCGCTTTTTCCGGTTAAAATTTAATCCTGATGTCCTTCTCATTTTTCTCTCCGCAAGGTGCCTGTATCCTGCATATCATTTTCCTCATACAGGAAACCCGGAGGAATCTCCTGTATGAGGAAAAAGGGACAACTACAATTGTATTTGTCCCTTCTGCATTCTGTCCGGATTATTTTACCAGCTCTTTTACTTTTGCTCTCTTGCCTACGCGTCCTCTCAGGTAATTTAATTTCGCACGTCTTACTTTACCGCGGCGGACAACTTCAATCTTCTCAACATTGGGAGAATGCAGCGGCCAGGTCTTCTCAACTCCCACACCGTTGGAGAATTTTCTTACGGTGAAAGTCTCACGGTTGCTGCCGCCCTGTCTCTTTAACACAATTCCTTCAAAAACCTGAATTCTTTCACGGTTTCCTTCTTTAATCTTACCATATACTTTAATGGTATCGCCTACGCGGAATTCCGTAATCTCTGATTTTAACTGTTCCTGTTCAATACTTTTCATAATTTCTGTTGCGTTCATCCTGTGACCTCCTGATTATATTCCGATGTTCTTAATACCTTTCGTAACAGAGGACCATCATTTTCTGTCTCACAGGTTGATATTCTATCATAATTTTTCTGAAAAGTCAACAACCCCGCGGGAATCAGAGGATTTTTCATATTCCTCCAGCCACTCCCGCTCCTGAGGCGACAGTTCCGCCTGGGCCAGCAAATCCGGCCTGCGCTCTCTGGTCAGCAGGACAGATTGCTGACGCCGCCAAGCTTCAATTTTTTTATGGTGGCCAGATAACAATATGGGCGGTACCTTTTTGCCATTCCATTCCTCCGGTCTGGAATACTGGGGATATTCCAGCAGGCCGCCTTCAAAGGACTCCGTGCTGCCGGAACTTTCATTGCCCAGAACCCCCGGAACCATACGGGCAATGGCGTCCACCATCACCATGGCCGGCAGCTCCCCTCCGGTCAGGACGTAATCTCCGATGGACATGTAATCTGTCACAATTTCTTCCAGTACCCGCTGGTCTATGCCTTCGTAATGACCGCAGAGCAGAATCATATCTTCCTCTCCGGCCAGCCTTCTGGCGTCATTCTGGCAGAAGGTTTTTCCCTGAGGGGTCACATAGACACACCGGGGCTTTTTCCCGATTCGCTCCACCACAGATTTCCAGGCATCGTATACTGGCTGGGCCTGCATCAGCATTCCCGCTCCGCCGCCATACGGATAATCATCTACTTTTTCATGTTTATTTGCGGAATAATCTCTGATATTAATGGCCTCAATATGCAGTCGTCCTGCTTCCATGGCCCGCCCGATGATACTGGTATTCAGTCCGTTCATTACCATATCCGGAAATAAAGTCAGTATATAAAAATTCATGGTTTTCCTCAGTCCTCTTCCAGAAGGCCCGGCAGCAGATGTATCCGCATGGTCCTCTGTTCCATATCCACATCCAGAATACATTCTTTAATTGCCGGAATCAGCAGTTCTTTCTTCCTGCCGGCAGAAGAAGACGTTTCATCTGCCTGAATCACATAGACGTCATTGGCCCCGGTCTGCAGTACATCTGCAATCTGTCCCAGCGCCTGTCCTTCTTCTGTCAGAACTCTGACCCCAAGCAAGTCTGCAATAAAGTATTCGTCTTTTTCGCATTTTACCGCCTGGTCCCTGGTTACGAAAAGGCTTTTTCCTTTATATTTTTCCACATCATTTATATTATCAATATCTTTAAATTTCAGAATCACCAGATTCTTAAAAAATTTCACCTGGACAATTTCCAGTTCCAGCTTTTCCCTGCCGGTGTCCAGCAGTACTTTTTTTAATTTTTTAAACCTTGCTGCATCGTCCGTGGTGGGAAATACTTTTACTTCCCCCCGGATTCCATGGGTAGTGGTTATCACACCCACCTGAAACAAATCTTCCATAGGGTTTCCTTTCCGAGCGGGCAGAAGAGATTTTCCCTGCCCGCCGCGCGGCCCGCGCGCTGCTTCAGCGGCATATTTTCTCTGCACGGGCCTGTGCAGACGAAAATCACAGTGAAACTTCACTGTGATTTTCGTCTGTTACTGCATAATATCCACAATAACTTTCTTTTCGCTTTTAGCTGCTGCTGCTTTTACAACGGAACGGATTGCCTTGGCAATGCGCCCCTGCTTTCCGATGACCTTTCCCATATCTGCCTGGGCAACACGTAACTCTATCACAATGGACTTTTCGTTCTCAGTCTCTGTAACTGCAACTTCTTCAGGATTATCCACAAGTGCTTTCGCAATTACTTCTACCAATTCTCTCATTACGTCACCTCACGAAGATTATTTTTCGATACCGGCTGCTTTAAAAATCTTTCCTACCATTTCTGTAGGCTGAGCACCATTTGCCAGCCATTTCTTTGCCAGTTCTTCATTTACATGGAACTCGCTTGGATCCCTTGTTGGGTCATAGGTTCCAATCTCCTCGATAAATTTACCGTCTCTCGGAGACCGGGAATCAGCTACCACGATTCTATAGAAAGGAGCCTTCTTCTGTCCCATTCTTTTCAGTCTGATTTTTACCATCGCACATCTCACCTCCTGGTTGTTAAACTGTTTTCTATCAGTAATCAGAACCTGCGAATGCCTGTCCTGTTACGAACGTTATTTTACTGCCTCAAACCGGCAGCACCCCGCGGAAATAATTCCTTCTAAAATCCAAAGGGCAGTTTAAATCCGCCCCGGCGTTTCCCTTTGCCGCCCATCAGCCCCGGCATCTGCTTCATCATTTTCCGGCTCTGCTCAAACTGCTTCACCAGACGGTTTACTTCGCTGATGTCCACGCCGGCTCCCTGGGCTATCCTGTGTTTCCGGCTGGGATTCAAAATGGAGGGATTGGCCCGCTCCTTCGGCGTCATGGAATAAATAATGCCTTCAATTCTGGCCATTTTCTTCTCGTCCATGGCGTTTTCAATTTCAGCAATCTGGGAACTTCCAATTCCGGGCATCATACTGAGCAGACTGGAAAGACCGCCCATTTTCTTCATCTGGTTCATGGACTCCAGATAGTCGTCAAAGCCGAATTCCGCCTTCTTCATCTTCTGTTCCAGTTCTCTGGCTTTTTCCTCGTCGATGTTCTCCTGCGCCTTTTCAATCAGCGTCAGCACATCTCCCATACCCAGAATCCGGTTGGCCATACGGTCCGGATAGAACTGCTCCAAATCGGAAAGTTTTTCTCCCATACCCACATATAACAGGGGCTTGCCTGTCACTGCCCGGATGGACAATGCCGCTCCGCCTCTGGTATCACCGTCCAGCTTGGTCAGTACCACGCCGTCGATACCGATTTTTTCTTCAAATGTGGAAGCTACGTTTACTGCGTCCTGTCCGGTCATGGCGTCCACCACCAGAATGGTCTGGTGTACGTCCACCTGTGCCTTGATTTCCTGCAGTTCCTCCATCATGTCTTCATCCACATGGAGTCGTCCGGCCGTATCCAGAATCACCACGTTAAAGCCTTTGGTTCTGGCATGTTCCACTGCCGCTCTGGCAATATTCACAGGCTTATGGCTGTCTCCCATGGAAAATACTTCCACGCCCTGCTTTTCCCCATTAATCTGCAGCTGCTGAATAGCTGCAGGCCGGTAAACGTCGCAGGCTGCCAGCAGAGGCTTTCTGCCCTTCTGTTTCAGTTTTCCCGCTATCTTGGCGGTGGTGGTGGTCTTACCCGCACCCTGCAGGCCCGCCATCATGATTACAGTAATCTCACTGCCCGGCTTTAAGGAAATCTCCGTGGTCTCAGACCCCATCAGGGATACCAGTTCTTCATTTACAATTTTTATTACCATCTGGCCGGGATTCAGTCCGTTCATCACATCCTGGCCGACGGCCCGCTCCTGCACAGATTTCACAAACTGTTTTACTACTTTAAAGTTGACATCCGCTTCCAGCAGCGCCAGCTTTACTTCTTTCAATGCTGTTTTTACATCTTCTTCCGTAAGAAGTCCTTTACTCCGCAGAGATTTGAATACGCTCTGCAGTTTTTCTGACAAGCTGTCAAATGCCATTTCATAACTCCTCTAATATCTCATTGGAAATGGCTTCAATCTCCGCCATTACCTCCGATTCTCTCTGTTCCTGACAGTTCCGGCTGAGTGTCCGGATTCGGGTGACCTTCTCTTTCGTCTTCAGAAACCGTTCCAGAAGATGCAGCTTCTCCTCATATCCTTCCAGTATCCTGTCACACCGTTTCACCAGGTCGTGAACTCCCTGGCGGCTGATTCCTTCTTCCCTGGCAATCTCGCTCAGGGATAAATCATTCAGCACAAAGTCTTCAAAAATATCCCTCTGGTGTTCTGTGAGCAGTTCTCCGTAAAAATCATAGAGGTAAGTCTGCATTACTTTTCTTTCCATTTCTATCACCTGAGCTATCATACTATAAAATATCCGGGGTGTCAAGGGTTTTTCCCTGACACTCCGGATATTTTGTGACAGTTCAGACAACTGCCCTGTTATCATATTCTATCTGGAAGCGGTATACGGAATTTCCAGCGTTTTTGATTTCATTCCGTAAAAAGTTCTTCCGTCCAGCACTTTAAAGGCCCGGATTCTGTAGTAATGGCGCTTCTTTTTCTTCAGATATTTATCCGTATAGGTTTTTCTGGAGGAAGAAGTGAGCTTTATAATCTTTTTATAACCGGAATCTTTTCTGGCAGAGGCATAGATAATATAGCCGCTGGCATTTTTATTTTTGTTCCAGGTAAGTTTTGCATATCCTTTGGAGGTAATGCTGCCTTTCAGA is from Lachnospiraceae bacterium JLR.KK002 and encodes:
- a CDS encoding ATP-binding cassette domain-containing protein — protein: MISANNVTLRIGKKALFEDVNIKFTEGNCYGLIGANGAGKSTFLKILNGQLEPTKGDVFITPGQRLSFLQQDHFKYDEFSALDTVIMGNQHLYDIMKEKDAIYMKEDFTDEDGIRASELEAEFAEMDGWNAESDAAQLLNGLGIETEFHYALMKDLSGEQKVKILLAQALFGNPDILLLDEPTNHLDLDAIAWLEEFLINFNNTVIVVSHDRYFLNKVCTHTADIDYAKIQLYAGNYDFWYESSQLLIRQMKEANKKKEEKIKELQEFISRFSANASKSKQATSRKKALEKIQLDEIKPSSRKYPYIDFRPNREIGNEVLTVENLCKTIDGVKVLDNVSFIVGHDDKIAFVGSNETAKTTLFKILAGEMEPDEGNYKWGVTTSQSYFPKDNTEIFDNDLQIVEWLTQYSEIKDATYVRGFLGRMLFAGEDGVKKMKVLSGGEKVRVLLSRMMITGANVLILDEPTDHLDMESITALNNGLMKFPGVLLFASRDHQVVQTTANRIIEFLPNGSMIDKITTYDEYLESDEMARKRQVYSTSNAQEEDD
- a CDS encoding M42 family metallopeptidase; its protein translation is METIMEYILDETRKILAIDSPTGYTEEAAEYLMKAYRSLGYEPVKTVKGGVLVNLGGQEPENGILLEAHMDTLGAMVCEIKGNGRLKVSPLGGLNPNNAEAENCRIITRFDGVYEGTFQMENASVHVNGDYSTAKRSFDTMEVVLDEKVSSMEETEKLGIMAGDIVAFAPRTVITEKGYIKSRFLDDKLSVGVLLGFAKYIKEEKIIPERNIYQHITVYEEVGHGACGTVPDGVTEILSVDMGCVGEGLNCTEHQVSICVKDSVGPYSYPVVSGLIKAAKDHGIDFAPDVYPHYGSDADAALEAGYDCRHGLIGPGVYASHGYERSHVDGVKATLDLLKAYLL
- the pgeF gene encoding peptidoglycan editing factor PgeF; this encodes MEQQIVFQSGSRKPVPVLKQAETEAGIFPYLSFPLVEETHLVKHCFTTRLGGVSKGIFESLNLSFTRGDEREAVEENFRRISQALGTEYGNFVLTDQTHTANVRRAGREDAGKGLLRERDYTDIDGLITNEPGLVLSAFFADCVPLYFVDTRQKAIGLSHSGWRGTVGRMGKATLEAMKREFQTEPEDVVCAIGPSICQNCYEVSEDVALAFEQGFPGRRDEILQDKGNGKYQLDLWRANEIVLLEAGIRQEHLTVTEICTCCNHKLLFSHRASHGKRGNLGAFLCLK
- a CDS encoding YraN family protein, whose protein sequence is MGKAGNENRSLGMAFEQQAAEFLKEKGYQILTANFRSRYGEIDLVARQGKYLVFVEVKYRKDIRGGHPLEAVNLSKQRKICRTAEYYCLRYGYGEETPCRFDVIGILGTEMIHVEHAFPFRR
- a CDS encoding EscU/YscU/HrcU family type III secretion system export apparatus switch protein, coding for METTSGEKQKTAVAIAYNPGETAPKIIATGKGHLAERIIEKAKEDNIPFYRDDKLAKTLSKLEIGDMIPPELYEVVAEILVFVDDMERMREKLR